The Castanea sativa cultivar Marrone di Chiusa Pesio chromosome 11, ASM4071231v1 genome contains a region encoding:
- the LOC142617707 gene encoding metal tolerance protein 9-like, which translates to MEEGGNGMNVSHESSRRENFVPQNVESASRSEMSSGSWRLSVHEFPALAERRDREHGFFTLRTLLHSPRKRSKVADYYKKQERLLEGFTEMETMAENGYMPGSLTEAEMQELAKRERMAIYISNIANIVLFVAKLYASIQSRSLAVIASTLDSLLDLLSGFILWFTAHAMRNPNLYRYPIGKNRMQPVGIIVFASVMATLGLQILLESVRQLIAQTQPEKDPEKEKWMIGIMVSVTIVKFLLVVYCRRFKNEIIRAYGQDHCFDVITNSIGLGAAVLAIRYYWWIDPTGAVIIALYTINTWTKTVIENVWSLIGRTVPPEFLAKLTYLIWNHHEDIKHIDTVRAYTFGSNYFVAVDIVLPQDMLLNKAHNIGESLQVNLEQLPEIERAFVHIDFEYTHRPEHKIAI; encoded by the exons ATGGAAGAGGGTGGGAATGGCATGAATGTGAGCCATGAGAGCAGCAGAAGAGAGAACTTTGTGCCACAAAATGTTGAATCGGCATCGAGAAGTGAAATGTCATCTGGGTCTTGGAGGCTCAGCGTGCATGAGTTCCCAGCACTGGCTGAAAGAAGAGATAGGGAGCATGGTTTCTTCACTCTCCGCACTCTTCTTCATTCCCCAA GGAAACGAAGCAAGGTTGCTGATTATTATAAGAAACAAGAAAGACTCCTTGAAGGGTTTACTGAGATGGAGACCATGGCTGAGAATGGTTATATGCCTGGAAGTCTAACAGAG GCTGAGATGCAGGAGCTTGCGAAGAGAGAGAGGATGGCGATCTATATATCAAACATAGCTAACATTGTGCTCTTTGTGGCAAAACTCTATGCTTCTATTCAGAGCAGATCATTGGCGGTTATTGCCTCAACATTGGATTCACTCTTAGATCTCTTGTCAGGGTTTATATTGTGGTTCACAGCCCATGCCATGAGAAACCCAAACCTGTATCGTTATCCAATTGGAAAGAACCGGATGCAGCCAGTG GGAATCATTGTTTTTGCTTCAGTAATGGCAACTCTTGGGTTACAAATTCTGCTTGAGTCTGTTCGGCAATTAATTGCACAG ACCCAGCCTGAAAAGGATCCTGAGAAGGAGAAATGGATGATTGGGATAATGGTCTCTGTAACCATAGTGAAGTTTCTGCTCGTGGTCTATTGTCGaagatttaaaaatgaaattattagaGCCTATGGTCAAGATCATTGTTTCGATGTTATTACTAATTCAATTGGTTTGGGAGCAGCTGTCCTGGCCATTCGATATTATTGGTGGATTGATCCCACTGGAGCTGTTATA ATAGCATTATATACAATAAATACATGGACGAAGACAGTCATTGAGAATGTCTGGTCACTAATTGGAAGGACAGTACCACCTGAATTTTTGGCAAAGCTAACTTATCTGATATGGAACCACCATGAAGATATCAAGCACATTGACACAGTAAGAGCGTACACTTTTGGTTCAAATTATTTTGTGGCGGTTGACATAGTTTTGCCACAAGACATGCTTTTGAACAAAGCTCATAATATTGGTGAGTCACTGCAAGTGAATCTTGAGCAACTCCCAGAAATTGAGCGAGCTTTTGTTCATATAGATTTTGAGTATACTCATAGGCCAGAACATAAGATTGCGATTTAa
- the LOC142615863 gene encoding metal tolerance protein 9-like: MEEGENNMEVTHESRRENFVPQDVESATTSDMSSGSWKLSVQEFPTLVERRDGGEHGFFTLRSLLHFPRKRSKVADYYEKQERLLEGYTEMETMAENGYMPGSLTEGELQQLAKNERMAIHISNTANVVLFAAKLYVSIQSRSLAVIASTLDSLLDLLSGFILWFTAHAMRNPNQYRYPIGKNRMQPVGIIVFASIMATLGLQILLESGRQFIAQTQPERDPQKEKWMIGIMVSVTVVKFILMVYCRRFKNKIIRAYAQDHFFDVITNSIGLAAAVLAIRYYWWIDPTGAVIIALYTMKIWTKTVIENVRALIGRTAPPEFLAKLTYLIWNHHEDIKHIDTVRAYTFGSNYFVEVDIVLRQDMLLDKAHNIGESLQVKLEQFPEIERAFVHIDFEYSHRPEHNIAV; the protein is encoded by the exons ATGGAAGAGGGTGAGAATAACATGGAGGTAACCCATGAGAGCAGAAGAGAGAATTTTGTGCCACAGGATGTTGAATCGGCAACCACAAGTGACATGTCATCTGGGTCTTGGAAGCTCAGTGTGCAAGAGTTTCCTACACTGGTTGAAAGAAGAGATGGTGGTGAACATGGTTTCTTCACTCTCCGCAGCCTTCTTCATTTCCCAA GGAAACGAAGCAAGGTTGCTGATTATTATGAGAAACAAGAAAGACTCCTTGAAGGGTATACGGAGATGGAGACCATGGCTGAAAATGGTTATATGCCTGGAAGTCTAACAGAG GGTGAGTTGCAGCAGCTTGCAAAGAATGAGAGGATGGCTATCCATATATCAAACACGGCTAATGTCGTGCTCTTTGCAGCAAAACTCTATGTTTCTATTCAGAGCAGATCATTAGCGGTTATTGCCTCAACATTGGATTCACTTTTAGATCTCTTGTCAGGCTTTATATTGTGGTTCACGGCCCATGCCATGAGAAATCCAAACCAGTATCGTTATCCAATCGGAAAGAACCGGATGCAGCCAGTG GGAATCATTGTTTTTGCTTCAATAATGGCAACTCTTGGATTACAAATTCTGCTCGAGTCTGGTCGACAATTCATTGCACAG ACCCAGCCTGAAAGGGATCCTCAGAAGGAGAAATGGATGATTGGAATAATGGTCTCTGTGACCGTAGTGAAGTTTATACTCATGGTCTATTGTcgaagatttaaaaataaaattattagagCCTATGCTCAAGATCACTTTTTCGACGTTATTACTAATTCAATTGGTTTGGCAGCAGCCGTCCTAGCCATTCGATATTATTGGTGGATTGATCCTACTGGAGCTGTTATA ATAGCATTATATACAATGAAGATATGGACGAAGACAGTCATTGAGAATGTCCGGGCACTAATTGGAAGGACAGCACCACCTGAATTTTTGGCAAAGCTAACATATCTGATATGGAACCACCATGAAGATATCAAGCACATTGACACAGTAAGAGCATACACTTTTGGTTCAAATTATTTTGTGGAGGTTGACATAGTTTTGCGACAAGACATGCTTTTGGACAAAGCTCATAATATCGGTGAGTCACTTCAAGTGAAGCTTGAGCAATTCCCAGAAATTGAGCGAGCTTTTGTACATATAGATTTTGAGTATTCTCATAGACCAGAACACAACATTGCGGTTTGa
- the LOC142614575 gene encoding uncharacterized protein LOC142614575, translating into MWDSMIEKVKAAIYRHEGLEDDQHCSFWSVVYDILIDRWTKNCTPLHCLAHSLNPKYYSIEWLLENPKRVAPHRDYEISMERSKCLDRYFEDGNELSVVKFEFAAFSGGRFPSPAALTDRWILQPLDWWQYHGTAFPTLQTLALKLLGQPCSSSCAERNWSTYKFIHSLKRNKMAPARADDLVYVHSNLRLLSRRNAEYIHTATKMWDIGGDSWNESDIHGGAGILESATLTLDEPELEAIVIGNVSTSATTSESEVRSEVRSESIDLDDEDVGI; encoded by the exons ATGTGGGATTCAATGATAGAGAAGGTGAAAGCAGCAATATATCGGCACGAAGGCTTGGAAGATGATCAGCATTGCtcattttggagtgtggtgtatGATATACTCATTGATCGATGGACTAAAAACTGTACACCACTACATTGCTTAGctcattccttaaatcctaa GTATTACTCCATTGAATGGCTTTTGGAAAATCCAAAACGCGTTGCTCCACATCGAGATTatgaaatttctatggaaaGGAGCAAGTGTTTAGATCGATACTTTGAAGATGGGAATGAATTAAGTGTGGTGAAGTTTGAGTTTGCAGCATTTTCAGGAGGGAGGTTTCCTTCACCAGCTGCCTTGACAGATAGGTGGATCTTACAACCTTTGGATTGGTGGCAATACCATGGTACCgcatttccaactcttcaaacccttgcccttaagcttcttggacaaccttgttcatcctcatgtgctgagaggaattggagcacatacaaattcattcattccttaaaaagaaacaaaatggctcCTGCACGTGCTGATgatttggtatatgtgcattCTAATCTTCGACTCTTGTCAAGGCGCAATGCGGAGTACATACATACCGCAACAAAGATGTGGGACATTGGAGGAGACTCTTGGAATGAGAGCGACATACATGGAGGAGCTGGAATTCTTGAGAGTGCAACCCTTACTCTTGATGAGCCAGAGTTGGAGGCCATAGTTATTGGGAATGTTAGCACTAGTGCTACtactagtgaaagtgaagttcgaagtgaagttcgaagtgaatctattgatcttgatgatgaagatgttgggatttga